The following proteins are co-located in the Camelina sativa cultivar DH55 chromosome 12, Cs, whole genome shotgun sequence genome:
- the LOC104729197 gene encoding B-box zinc finger protein 19 isoform X1, with the protein MRILCDACENAAAIVFCAADEAALCRPCDEKVHMCNKLASRHVRVGLAEPSNAPCCDICENAPAFFYCEIDGSSLCLQCDMVVHVGGKRTHGRFLLLRQRIEFPGDKPKPSTTRDNLQNQRVSTHANGEANGKMDDEMIDLNANPQRVHEPASNNNGIDVNNTNSHEPAGIVPVGPFKRESEK; encoded by the exons atgcgAATTTTGTGCGATGCCTGCGAGAACGCAGCCGCTATCGTCTTTTGCGCCGCCGATGAAGCTGCCCTTTGTCGTCCCTGCGATGAAAAa GTTCATATGTGCAACAAGCTAGCTAGTCGGCATGTACGTGTTGGTTTAGCCGAACCAAGCAATGCACCATGCTGTGATATATGCGAAAATGCACCTG CCTTCTTTTACTGTGAGATAGACGGTAGTTCCCTTTGTCTGCAATGTGACATGGTAGTACATGTTGGTGGCAAGAGAACTCATGGTCGGTTTCTTTTGCTGAGACAGAGAATTGAG TTTCCAGGTGATAAGCCTAAACCAAGCACTACTAGGGATAATTTGCAGAACCAAAGAGTCTCTACACATGCAAATGGTGAAGCTAATGGTAAGATGGATGACGAAATGATCGACTTAAATGCTAATCCGCAAAGAGTACATGAGCCAGCATCAAATAACAAT GGCATTGATGTAAATAACACAAACAGTCACGAGCCTGCAGGCATTGTACCAGTTGGACCCTTTAAACGAGAGTCTGAGAAGTGA
- the LOC104729197 gene encoding B-box zinc finger protein 19 isoform X2 has translation MCNKLASRHVRVGLAEPSNAPCCDICENAPAFFYCEIDGSSLCLQCDMVVHVGGKRTHGRFLLLRQRIEFPGDKPKPSTTRDNLQNQRVSTHANGEANGKMDDEMIDLNANPQRVHEPASNNNGIDVNNTNSHEPAGIVPVGPFKRESEK, from the exons ATGTGCAACAAGCTAGCTAGTCGGCATGTACGTGTTGGTTTAGCCGAACCAAGCAATGCACCATGCTGTGATATATGCGAAAATGCACCTG CCTTCTTTTACTGTGAGATAGACGGTAGTTCCCTTTGTCTGCAATGTGACATGGTAGTACATGTTGGTGGCAAGAGAACTCATGGTCGGTTTCTTTTGCTGAGACAGAGAATTGAG TTTCCAGGTGATAAGCCTAAACCAAGCACTACTAGGGATAATTTGCAGAACCAAAGAGTCTCTACACATGCAAATGGTGAAGCTAATGGTAAGATGGATGACGAAATGATCGACTTAAATGCTAATCCGCAAAGAGTACATGAGCCAGCATCAAATAACAAT GGCATTGATGTAAATAACACAAACAGTCACGAGCCTGCAGGCATTGTACCAGTTGGACCCTTTAAACGAGAGTCTGAGAAGTGA